One part of the Glycine max cultivar Williams 82 chromosome 14, Glycine_max_v4.0, whole genome shotgun sequence genome encodes these proteins:
- the LOC100802632 gene encoding uncharacterized protein At2g39920 isoform X3, translating to MSAYGHQMEQMYSARSLSGGGSELRRSSFVLESGFYITSFVATIFVAALAAAGLLLITLLVSLAMMLQSCQSSHAGIIELQNINDQYNYCKVYSLHVKLNNLEGHNFPSLCKDLAMKYIKGGQYARDLDSTKSVIEDYFNSVRPSDDGLDVVLIDIDGIFPPNPHSSNLFKSSINNFVLEAKNLKRMLVLRLYMNLQAGGWSIILLSREHGTRQNVTISHLLSAGFRDWSSLMMSEEDEESTKGNEYFSRQRNVIQTKGFRIKSIMSSQMDALAVADRGIRFVLLPDPIFDKFEQQKRA from the exons ATGTCTGCTTATGGCCATCAAATGGAGCAGATGTATTCTGCACGGAGTCTCTCAGGTGGTGGTTCTG AGTTGAGGAGGAGCAGTTTTGTGTTGGAATCAGGATTCTATATCACATCCTTTGTCGCCACCATCTTTGTTGCTGCATTAGCCGCTGCAGGACTTCTATTGATTACTTTATTGGTTTCACTTGCAATGATGCTGCAATCTTGTCAAAGTAGCCATGCTGGAATCATTGAGCTTCAGAATATAAATGATCAGTACAATTATTGCAAGGTTTATTCTCTGCATGTTAAGCTCAATAACTTGGAAGGACATAATTTTCCTAGCCTCTGCAAGGACCTGGCTATGAAGTATATCAAGGGAGGTCAATATGCTAGAGACTTGGATTCAACCAAGTCTGTGATTGAGGATTACTTCAACAGTGTTAGACCATCAGATGATGGTCTTGATGTGGTGTTGATAGACATAGATGGCATCTTTCCACCAAATCCCCATTCttccaatttatttaaaag CAGCATTAACAATTTTGTATTAGAGGCAAAGAATTTAAAGAGGATGCTTGTTTTAAGATTATACATGAACCTTCAAGCTGGTGGGTGGTCCATAATTTTGTTATCAAGAGAGCATGGAACACGCCAAAATGTCACCATCAGTCATCTTCTCTCCGCTGGATTTAGAGATTGGTCTTCCTTGATGATGAG tgaagaagatgaagaatctACCAAAGGGAATGAGTATTTTTCTAGGCAAAGGAATGTGATACAGACGAAGGGCTTCCGCATAAAAAGTATCATGAGCAGTCAAATGGATGCTTTGGCTGTTGCAGATAGAGGAATAAGATTTGTTTTGCTTCCGGACCCTATATTTGACAAGTTTGAGCAGCAAAAGAGAGCATAG
- the LOC100802632 gene encoding uncharacterized protein At2g39920 isoform X2, protein MSAYGHQMEQMYSARSLSGGGSELRRSSFVLESGFYITSFVATIFVAALAAAGLLLITLLVSLAMMLQSCQSSHAGIIELQNINDQYNYCKVYSLHVKLNNLEGHNFPSLCKDLAMKYIKGGQYARDLDSTKSVIEDYFNSVRPSDDGLDVVLIDIDGIFPPNPHSSNLFKSINNFVLEAKNLKRMLVLRLYMNLQAGGWSIILLSREHGTRQNVTISHLLSAGFRDWSSLMMSFCSEEDEESTKGNEYFSRQRNVIQTKGFRIKSIMSSQMDALAVADRGIRFVLLPDPIFDKFEQQKRA, encoded by the exons ATGTCTGCTTATGGCCATCAAATGGAGCAGATGTATTCTGCACGGAGTCTCTCAGGTGGTGGTTCTG AGTTGAGGAGGAGCAGTTTTGTGTTGGAATCAGGATTCTATATCACATCCTTTGTCGCCACCATCTTTGTTGCTGCATTAGCCGCTGCAGGACTTCTATTGATTACTTTATTGGTTTCACTTGCAATGATGCTGCAATCTTGTCAAAGTAGCCATGCTGGAATCATTGAGCTTCAGAATATAAATGATCAGTACAATTATTGCAAGGTTTATTCTCTGCATGTTAAGCTCAATAACTTGGAAGGACATAATTTTCCTAGCCTCTGCAAGGACCTGGCTATGAAGTATATCAAGGGAGGTCAATATGCTAGAGACTTGGATTCAACCAAGTCTGTGATTGAGGATTACTTCAACAGTGTTAGACCATCAGATGATGGTCTTGATGTGGTGTTGATAGACATAGATGGCATCTTTCCACCAAATCCCCATTCttccaatttatttaaaag CATTAACAATTTTGTATTAGAGGCAAAGAATTTAAAGAGGATGCTTGTTTTAAGATTATACATGAACCTTCAAGCTGGTGGGTGGTCCATAATTTTGTTATCAAGAGAGCATGGAACACGCCAAAATGTCACCATCAGTCATCTTCTCTCCGCTGGATTTAGAGATTGGTCTTCCTTGATGATGAG TTTTTGCagtgaagaagatgaagaatctACCAAAGGGAATGAGTATTTTTCTAGGCAAAGGAATGTGATACAGACGAAGGGCTTCCGCATAAAAAGTATCATGAGCAGTCAAATGGATGCTTTGGCTGTTGCAGATAGAGGAATAAGATTTGTTTTGCTTCCGGACCCTATATTTGACAAGTTTGAGCAGCAAAAGAGAGCATAG
- the LOC100802632 gene encoding uncharacterized protein At2g39920 isoform X6 — protein MSAYGHQMEQMYSARSLSELRRSSFVLESGFYITSFVATIFVAALAAAGLLLITLLVSLAMMLQSCQSSHAGIIELQNINDQYNYCKVYSLHVKLNNLEGHNFPSLCKDLAMKYIKGGQYARDLDSTKSVIEDYFNSVRPSDDGLDVVLIDIDGIFPPNPHSSNLFKSSINNFVLEAKNLKRMLVLRLYMNLQAGGWSIILLSREHGTRQNVTISHLLSAGFRDWSSLMMSEEDEESTKGNEYFSRQRNVIQTKGFRIKSIMSSQMDALAVADRGIRFVLLPDPIFDKFEQQKRA, from the exons ATGTCTGCTTATGGCCATCAAATGGAGCAGATGTATTCTGCACGGAGTCTCTCAG AGTTGAGGAGGAGCAGTTTTGTGTTGGAATCAGGATTCTATATCACATCCTTTGTCGCCACCATCTTTGTTGCTGCATTAGCCGCTGCAGGACTTCTATTGATTACTTTATTGGTTTCACTTGCAATGATGCTGCAATCTTGTCAAAGTAGCCATGCTGGAATCATTGAGCTTCAGAATATAAATGATCAGTACAATTATTGCAAGGTTTATTCTCTGCATGTTAAGCTCAATAACTTGGAAGGACATAATTTTCCTAGCCTCTGCAAGGACCTGGCTATGAAGTATATCAAGGGAGGTCAATATGCTAGAGACTTGGATTCAACCAAGTCTGTGATTGAGGATTACTTCAACAGTGTTAGACCATCAGATGATGGTCTTGATGTGGTGTTGATAGACATAGATGGCATCTTTCCACCAAATCCCCATTCttccaatttatttaaaag CAGCATTAACAATTTTGTATTAGAGGCAAAGAATTTAAAGAGGATGCTTGTTTTAAGATTATACATGAACCTTCAAGCTGGTGGGTGGTCCATAATTTTGTTATCAAGAGAGCATGGAACACGCCAAAATGTCACCATCAGTCATCTTCTCTCCGCTGGATTTAGAGATTGGTCTTCCTTGATGATGAG tgaagaagatgaagaatctACCAAAGGGAATGAGTATTTTTCTAGGCAAAGGAATGTGATACAGACGAAGGGCTTCCGCATAAAAAGTATCATGAGCAGTCAAATGGATGCTTTGGCTGTTGCAGATAGAGGAATAAGATTTGTTTTGCTTCCGGACCCTATATTTGACAAGTTTGAGCAGCAAAAGAGAGCATAG
- the LOC100802632 gene encoding uncharacterized protein At2g39920 isoform X4: MSAYGHQMEQMYSARSLSELRRSSFVLESGFYITSFVATIFVAALAAAGLLLITLLVSLAMMLQSCQSSHAGIIELQNINDQYNYCKVYSLHVKLNNLEGHNFPSLCKDLAMKYIKGGQYARDLDSTKSVIEDYFNSVRPSDDGLDVVLIDIDGIFPPNPHSSNLFKSSINNFVLEAKNLKRMLVLRLYMNLQAGGWSIILLSREHGTRQNVTISHLLSAGFRDWSSLMMSFCSEEDEESTKGNEYFSRQRNVIQTKGFRIKSIMSSQMDALAVADRGIRFVLLPDPIFDKFEQQKRA; this comes from the exons ATGTCTGCTTATGGCCATCAAATGGAGCAGATGTATTCTGCACGGAGTCTCTCAG AGTTGAGGAGGAGCAGTTTTGTGTTGGAATCAGGATTCTATATCACATCCTTTGTCGCCACCATCTTTGTTGCTGCATTAGCCGCTGCAGGACTTCTATTGATTACTTTATTGGTTTCACTTGCAATGATGCTGCAATCTTGTCAAAGTAGCCATGCTGGAATCATTGAGCTTCAGAATATAAATGATCAGTACAATTATTGCAAGGTTTATTCTCTGCATGTTAAGCTCAATAACTTGGAAGGACATAATTTTCCTAGCCTCTGCAAGGACCTGGCTATGAAGTATATCAAGGGAGGTCAATATGCTAGAGACTTGGATTCAACCAAGTCTGTGATTGAGGATTACTTCAACAGTGTTAGACCATCAGATGATGGTCTTGATGTGGTGTTGATAGACATAGATGGCATCTTTCCACCAAATCCCCATTCttccaatttatttaaaag CAGCATTAACAATTTTGTATTAGAGGCAAAGAATTTAAAGAGGATGCTTGTTTTAAGATTATACATGAACCTTCAAGCTGGTGGGTGGTCCATAATTTTGTTATCAAGAGAGCATGGAACACGCCAAAATGTCACCATCAGTCATCTTCTCTCCGCTGGATTTAGAGATTGGTCTTCCTTGATGATGAG TTTTTGCagtgaagaagatgaagaatctACCAAAGGGAATGAGTATTTTTCTAGGCAAAGGAATGTGATACAGACGAAGGGCTTCCGCATAAAAAGTATCATGAGCAGTCAAATGGATGCTTTGGCTGTTGCAGATAGAGGAATAAGATTTGTTTTGCTTCCGGACCCTATATTTGACAAGTTTGAGCAGCAAAAGAGAGCATAG
- the LOC100807765 gene encoding LIM domain-containing protein WLIM2b: MSFIGTQQKCEACDKTVYPVDQLSADGTAYHKACFKCSHCKGTLKLSNYSSMEGVLYCKPHYEQLFKETGSFKKNFQSPAKQAVKTTPELTRSPSKAASMFSGTQEKCATCGKTAYPLEKVTVEGQAYHKSCFKCSHGSCPITPSNYAALEGVLYCKHHFSQLFKEKGSYNHLIKSASIKREANSVPQA, translated from the exons ATGTCTTTTATTGGCACTCAACAAAAGTGCGAGGCTTGTGACAAAACAGTGTACCCCGTTGATCAGCTTTCTGCTGATGGCACTGCTTATCACAAAGCATGCTTCAAGTGCTCTCATTGCAAAGGAACCTTGAAG CTCAGCAACTATTCCTCCATGGAAGGTGTTCTATACTGTAAGCCTCATTATGAGCAACTCTTCAAGGAGACAGGATCTTTCAAGAAGAACTTCCAGTCAC CTGCTAAGCAAGCTGTCAAAACAACTCCTGAGCTG ACAAGGTCTCCTAGTAAAGCTGCTAGCATGTTTTCTGGGACCCAAGAAAAGTGTGCTACATGTGGCAAAACTGCTTATCCTTTGGAGAAG GTAACAGTGGAAGGTCAGGCCTATCACAAATCTTGTTTCAAATGTTCACATGGCAGCTGTCCCATAACTCCATCCAACTATGCAGCCCTGGAGGGCGTTTTGTATTGCAAGCACCATTTTTCCCAGCTTTTTAAGGAGAAAGGGAGCTATAATCATCTTATTAAATCTGCATCAATCAAACGGGAAGCAAACTCTGTTCCACAAGCTTGA
- the LOC100802632 gene encoding uncharacterized protein At2g39920 isoform X1 has protein sequence MSAYGHQMEQMYSARSLSGGGSELRRSSFVLESGFYITSFVATIFVAALAAAGLLLITLLVSLAMMLQSCQSSHAGIIELQNINDQYNYCKVYSLHVKLNNLEGHNFPSLCKDLAMKYIKGGQYARDLDSTKSVIEDYFNSVRPSDDGLDVVLIDIDGIFPPNPHSSNLFKSSINNFVLEAKNLKRMLVLRLYMNLQAGGWSIILLSREHGTRQNVTISHLLSAGFRDWSSLMMSFCSEEDEESTKGNEYFSRQRNVIQTKGFRIKSIMSSQMDALAVADRGIRFVLLPDPIFDKFEQQKRA, from the exons ATGTCTGCTTATGGCCATCAAATGGAGCAGATGTATTCTGCACGGAGTCTCTCAGGTGGTGGTTCTG AGTTGAGGAGGAGCAGTTTTGTGTTGGAATCAGGATTCTATATCACATCCTTTGTCGCCACCATCTTTGTTGCTGCATTAGCCGCTGCAGGACTTCTATTGATTACTTTATTGGTTTCACTTGCAATGATGCTGCAATCTTGTCAAAGTAGCCATGCTGGAATCATTGAGCTTCAGAATATAAATGATCAGTACAATTATTGCAAGGTTTATTCTCTGCATGTTAAGCTCAATAACTTGGAAGGACATAATTTTCCTAGCCTCTGCAAGGACCTGGCTATGAAGTATATCAAGGGAGGTCAATATGCTAGAGACTTGGATTCAACCAAGTCTGTGATTGAGGATTACTTCAACAGTGTTAGACCATCAGATGATGGTCTTGATGTGGTGTTGATAGACATAGATGGCATCTTTCCACCAAATCCCCATTCttccaatttatttaaaag CAGCATTAACAATTTTGTATTAGAGGCAAAGAATTTAAAGAGGATGCTTGTTTTAAGATTATACATGAACCTTCAAGCTGGTGGGTGGTCCATAATTTTGTTATCAAGAGAGCATGGAACACGCCAAAATGTCACCATCAGTCATCTTCTCTCCGCTGGATTTAGAGATTGGTCTTCCTTGATGATGAG TTTTTGCagtgaagaagatgaagaatctACCAAAGGGAATGAGTATTTTTCTAGGCAAAGGAATGTGATACAGACGAAGGGCTTCCGCATAAAAAGTATCATGAGCAGTCAAATGGATGCTTTGGCTGTTGCAGATAGAGGAATAAGATTTGTTTTGCTTCCGGACCCTATATTTGACAAGTTTGAGCAGCAAAAGAGAGCATAG
- the LOC100806704 gene encoding probable sugar phosphate/phosphate translocator At3g11320, which translates to MKSSSRLFTIGLVSAWYSSNIGVLLLNKYLLSNYGFKYPIFLTMCHMTACSLFSYVAIAWLKMVPMQTIRSRLQFLKIAALSLVFCVSVVFGNVSLRYLPVSFNQAVGATTPFFTAVFAYIMTFKREAWLTYLTLVPVVTGVVIASGGEPSFHLFGFIVCIAATAARALKSVLQGILLSSEGEKLNSMNLLLYMAPIAVVFLLPATLIMEENVVGITLALARDDVKIIWYLLFNSALAYFVNLTNFLVTKHTSALTLQVLGNAKGAVAVVVSILIFRNPVSVTGMMGYSLTVLGVVLYSEAKKRSK; encoded by the exons ATGAAGTCCTCAAGCCGTCTCTTCACGATCGGACTGGTGTCGGCGTGGTACTCCTCCAACATTGGGGTACTGCTCCTCAACAAGTACCTTCTCAGCAACTATGGCTTCAAGTATCCTATCTTCCTCACCATGTGCCACATGACCGCCTGCTCCCTCTTTAGCTACGTTGCCATCGCCTGGCTCAAGATGGTCCCCATGCAGACCATCCGCTCCCGCCTCCAGTTCCTCAAGATCGCCGCCCTCAGCCTCGTCTTCTGCGTCTCCGTCGTCTTCGGCAATGTCTCCCTCCGCTACCTTCCTGTGTCTTTCAACCAGGCCGTCGGCGCCACCACCCCCTTCTTCACCGCCGTCTTCGCTTACATCATGACCTTCAAGCGCGAGGCCTGGCTCACCTATCTCACCCTCGTCCCCGTCGTCACCGGCGTCGTCATTGCCAGCGGG GGTGAGCCGAGCTTCCATTTATTTGGGTTCATAGTATGCATTGCAGCTACTGCAGCACGTGCCTTAAAATCTGTGTTACAAGGAATTTTGCTTTCTTCTGAAGG AGAGAAGTTGAATTCTATGAACCTTCTTCTTTACATGGCTCCAATTGCTGTTGTTTTCCTTCTTCCTGCTACACTtataatggaagaaaatgtGGTAGGTATTACATTGGCTCTTGCCAGAGATGATGTGAAGATCATTTGGTATCTGCTATTTAATTCAGCACTTGCTTATTTTGTCAACCTGACCAATTTTTTGGTCACCAAACATACCAGTGCTCTTACCCTTCAG GTACTTGGGAACGCTAAAGGGGCTGTAGCAGTAGTAGTTTCGATTCTGATATTTAGAAACCCAGTGTCAGTCACAGGAATGATGGGTTATTCACTCACAGTCCTCGGAGTTGTACTTTATAGTGAAGCCAAAAAGCGAAGCAAGTGA
- the LOC100802632 gene encoding uncharacterized protein At2g39920 isoform X5: MSAYGHQMEQMYSARSLSGGGSELRRSSFVLESGFYITSFVATIFVAALAAAGLLLITLLVSLAMMLQSCQSSHAGIIELQNINDQYNYCKVYSLHVKLNNLEGHNFPSLCKDLAMKYIKGGQYARDLDSTKSVIEDYFNSVRPSDDGLDVVLIDIDGIFPPNPHSSNLFKSINNFVLEAKNLKRMLVLRLYMNLQAGGWSIILLSREHGTRQNVTISHLLSAGFRDWSSLMMSEEDEESTKGNEYFSRQRNVIQTKGFRIKSIMSSQMDALAVADRGIRFVLLPDPIFDKFEQQKRA; this comes from the exons ATGTCTGCTTATGGCCATCAAATGGAGCAGATGTATTCTGCACGGAGTCTCTCAGGTGGTGGTTCTG AGTTGAGGAGGAGCAGTTTTGTGTTGGAATCAGGATTCTATATCACATCCTTTGTCGCCACCATCTTTGTTGCTGCATTAGCCGCTGCAGGACTTCTATTGATTACTTTATTGGTTTCACTTGCAATGATGCTGCAATCTTGTCAAAGTAGCCATGCTGGAATCATTGAGCTTCAGAATATAAATGATCAGTACAATTATTGCAAGGTTTATTCTCTGCATGTTAAGCTCAATAACTTGGAAGGACATAATTTTCCTAGCCTCTGCAAGGACCTGGCTATGAAGTATATCAAGGGAGGTCAATATGCTAGAGACTTGGATTCAACCAAGTCTGTGATTGAGGATTACTTCAACAGTGTTAGACCATCAGATGATGGTCTTGATGTGGTGTTGATAGACATAGATGGCATCTTTCCACCAAATCCCCATTCttccaatttatttaaaag CATTAACAATTTTGTATTAGAGGCAAAGAATTTAAAGAGGATGCTTGTTTTAAGATTATACATGAACCTTCAAGCTGGTGGGTGGTCCATAATTTTGTTATCAAGAGAGCATGGAACACGCCAAAATGTCACCATCAGTCATCTTCTCTCCGCTGGATTTAGAGATTGGTCTTCCTTGATGATGAG tgaagaagatgaagaatctACCAAAGGGAATGAGTATTTTTCTAGGCAAAGGAATGTGATACAGACGAAGGGCTTCCGCATAAAAAGTATCATGAGCAGTCAAATGGATGCTTTGGCTGTTGCAGATAGAGGAATAAGATTTGTTTTGCTTCCGGACCCTATATTTGACAAGTTTGAGCAGCAAAAGAGAGCATAG